CGCGTCGCCCAGGCCTGTCGCCAGCTCGCGCGCCCGCGCGGCGGTCCGGTTCGCGATCGCGACCCGCGTGGCCCCGGCATCGAGCAAGGGGCGGATCACGCCGCGCGCCGCGCCCCCGGCGCCCAGCAGCAGCACCGAGCGGCCGGCCAGCGGCACGCCGAGCCGCACCTCGACGTCGCGCACCAGGCCGGCGCCGTCGGTGTTGTCGCCGAAGATCCGCTCGCCGTCGAAGGCGAGCAGGTTGACCGCGCCCGCCGCCTCGGCCCGGGCGCTGCGCTCGGTGGCCAGCGCGAAGGCGTCGAGCTTGAAGGGCAGCGTCACGTTGAGGCCCCTGCCGCCTTCGGCGCGAAATCGCAGCGCCGCCTCGGCGAAGCCGCCGACCGGCGCCAGCAGCCGTTCGTAGACGATGTCCTGCCCGGTCGCCGCCGCGAAGCGGGCGTGGATCGCCGGCGAGCGGCTGTGGGCGATCGGGTTGCCGATCACGGCGTAGCGGTCTGCCATCGGTCGTCCTGCCATCGGGAAGGGGTCAGCGGTCGACCGCCTGGGTCTCGAGGCCGCCCCGGGTGAAGTTCCAGGTGCGCACGATCTGCAGGATGTCGCCCTCGCGGGCCATCTCGGCGCTGAAGCGGGGATAGGGCGCGCCGGCCAGCACGATCTGCCGGACCGCGCGGTTCAGCGGCGCGTACTTCGAGGGCTTGTCGACGATCACGTCGACGACGTTGCCGTCGCGGTCGATCTCGACCGTGATGATCAGCGAGTCGTACATCTTGCCGCGCGCCTCGGGCGGATAGCGCTCGGTGCCGATCTTCTCGATCCGGGCGGCCCAGTCCTCGACGTAGCGGGCGTAGCTGACGCCGACCGCGTTGATCCCGTAGGTGAGCCGCTTGGGCCGCTTGTTGTAGTCGGAGATCTGCTTGTCGATCTGCGCCTGCAGCCGCGCGATGACCTGGTCCACGTTCTGCTCGTCGGCGCCGGTCGGCTGGGGCGTCTTCGCCGGCGCCGGACGCTCGACCGGCGCCGGCGCCGGCTTGCCGGCCGCCAGCGCCAGCAGCTCGCGCTGCCGGGCCTCGAGCTCGGCGACCCGCTGGCGCTGGCGGACCAGCGCGTCGCCGTCGCTCGCCTGCTTCTCGGCCGGCAGCGGGCTGCGCGCGCGGCCGGTGTCGCGGTCGCCGCCGCCGACCATGTCGACCTGCGCGAGCACCTCGGGCTTGACCGGTTTCGCCTCGGTGCGCGCGTTGAGCAGGATCACCTCGAGGCGAGGGTCTAGCGGCTCGAACTTGATCGGCGCGGGCGGTGCGAAACGCAGCATCAGCACGACAAGGTGCAGCAGGATCGAGACGCCGAAGGCGAACGCGAGCCGGTCGCGCGGCATCGCCAGCCGGCCCAGCCAGGCCTGCGCCGTGGAAACCATGGCCGCCGCGCTCGCCATCTTCGCCGCGCCTCCCGCCCTCAGAGCGAGCCGACGGCCGGCTCGTCGTCGGCCTCGTCGAACAGGCTGCCCGCCGCCTCGGCCTCGACGAAACGCGCCTCGACCGACAGGTCGAGATCGTCGGTCGCGAGGATGTCGGCCTTGAAGCGGCGGCCCGCCGGCAGCATCGGCATGCCCGGCAGGCGGAAGTAGAGCGGCGCGTCGACCAGCCGAACCAGGTCGTCGCGCACCACGACCGCGTCGACCCGCGTGAGCCCCTGCTGCGCCACCCAGCGCAGGCACCAGTAGCGCTCCATCCGCTGCTGGAAGTCGGCGTAGGCGGTGTACTTCGCGTCGAAGGCCGACATCACCGAGAACAGGTCCGCGTCGTTCTGGCCGAACGGCGGCTTGTCGCCGGCGAGCACCGCGATCAGCTGGCGCTGGTTCACCAGGTCGACGTAGCGGCGCAGCGGCGAGCTGGACCACATGTACTGCGACACGCCGAGCCCCTGGTGCGGCAGTGGATGGCTGGTGACCCGCACCCGGCCGTTCTGCTGCGAGCGGTAGATGCCGGGCACGTCGTGCTCGCCCAGCAGGCCGCCCCACTCGCTGTTGGCGAGGATCGCCATCTCGGCGACGATGCGGTCGAGCGGCGAGTCGCGGCGCCGCGGCACGATCCGCACCCGCGGCTCGTCGCCGTCGCCGTCGGGATCGAGGTAGAAGCTGAAGTCGGCCCGGAAGCGCGGCTCGGGCTTGCCGCGGAAGCGTTCGCGCTCGGCGCACAGCGCAAGCGACAGCTTCCACAGCACCCGCAGCTCCTCGGCGAAACGCAGCGGCTGGCCGTCGGCGTCGAAGGCCGGCGCGCGGCCGGCGTCGAGCGCGGCCTCGGTGTAGACGCCGTCGAGCAGGTCGTGACGCAGGTTGGCCGCCACCCGCACCCGGTCGGCCTGCGAGAAGCGGCCGACGATCGTCTCGCCGTCCTCGTCGAGGTCCAGGTAGAGCGACAGCGCCGGCATCTCGCGGCCCTCGTCGAGCGAGCAGGCCGCGATCAGCGGCTCGGGCAGCATCGTGATCTTGCCGCCCGGCATGTAGACGGTGGACATCCGCTCGCGCGCGACCAGGTCGAGCTCGCTGCCCGGCGCGATCGCGAGCGCCGGCGCGGCGATGTGGATGCCGACCCGCCAGCCGCGCTCGGTGCGGCGCACCGACAGCGCGTCGTCGATCTCGGTGGTCGTCGAGTCGTC
This genomic window from Zeimonas sediminis contains:
- a CDS encoding energy transducer TonB, which codes for MVSTAQAWLGRLAMPRDRLAFAFGVSILLHLVVLMLRFAPPAPIKFEPLDPRLEVILLNARTEAKPVKPEVLAQVDMVGGGDRDTGRARSPLPAEKQASDGDALVRQRQRVAELEARQRELLALAAGKPAPAPVERPAPAKTPQPTGADEQNVDQVIARLQAQIDKQISDYNKRPKRLTYGINAVGVSYARYVEDWAARIEKIGTERYPPEARGKMYDSLIITVEIDRDGNVVDVIVDKPSKYAPLNRAVRQIVLAGAPYPRFSAEMAREGDILQIVRTWNFTRGGLETQAVDR
- the aroE gene encoding shikimate dehydrogenase, whose protein sequence is MADRYAVIGNPIAHSRSPAIHARFAAATGQDIVYERLLAPVGGFAEAALRFRAEGGRGLNVTLPFKLDAFALATERSARAEAAGAVNLLAFDGERIFGDNTDGAGLVRDVEVRLGVPLAGRSVLLLGAGGAARGVIRPLLDAGATRVAIANRTAARARELATGLGDARVAGCGFDEVGAMLDGGGPFDLLVNATSTGLGGEALPVPGALFAAALLAYDMVYAAAPTRFMAQAEAGGCPRVSDGLGMLIEQAAESFLVWRGVRPDTAPVYAALRAELAAEAAR
- a CDS encoding ribonuclease catalytic domain-containing protein; its protein translation is MKHLLFEDNGDFKAGTLMSEAGSSLQVELASGKRAKVKASHVLLRFDAPAPDALLPAARELAEEIDVDFLWECAPQEEFAFTDLADEYFGGHATPAQATALLIRLQGAPVYFHRKGRGHYRPAPADTLKAALAALERKRQQEAQIEHDAREMIEGRLPQAVAEQAAWLLVRPDKMSLTWKAFERALAATGRGPERLLLELGAFASARDLHMARFAAEHFPHGFGISLRRDPLDGFAGVVAALPLAEVEAFSVDDSTTTEIDDALSVRRTERGWRVGIHIAAPALAIAPGSELDLVARERMSTVYMPGGKITMLPEPLIAACSLDEGREMPALSLYLDLDEDGETIVGRFSQADRVRVAANLRHDLLDGVYTEAALDAGRAPAFDADGQPLRFAEELRVLWKLSLALCAERERFRGKPEPRFRADFSFYLDPDGDGDEPRVRIVPRRRDSPLDRIVAEMAILANSEWGGLLGEHDVPGIYRSQQNGRVRVTSHPLPHQGLGVSQYMWSSSPLRRYVDLVNQRQLIAVLAGDKPPFGQNDADLFSVMSAFDAKYTAYADFQQRMERYWCLRWVAQQGLTRVDAVVVRDDLVRLVDAPLYFRLPGMPMLPAGRRFKADILATDDLDLSVEARFVEAEAAGSLFDEADDEPAVGSL